Proteins encoded together in one Lathyrus oleraceus cultivar Zhongwan6 chromosome 5, CAAS_Psat_ZW6_1.0, whole genome shotgun sequence window:
- the LOC127087163 gene encoding putative E3 ubiquitin-protein ligase XBAT31, whose amino-acid sequence MGQNLSCRGTNHDHGLFTAVQQGNLQAVTSLLQQDPSLFHQTTLYDRFSPLHIAATNGQIEILSRLLHGSVNPDVLNRQKQTPLMLAAMHGRIACVEKLLEAGANVLMFDTVNGRTCLHYAAYYGHFSCLQAILSSAQSSSVAASWGFVRFVNVRDGKGATPLHLAARQRRPECVHILLDSGALVCASTGRYGYPGSTPLHLAARGGSLDCIRELLAWGADRLQRDSSGQIPYMVAMKHRHGSCASLLNPTSAEPLVWPSPLKFISELNADAKALLEQALMDANKEREKNILKGGGYSLPSPSHSACLDDNISEVSESELCCICFEQVCTIEVQNCGHQMCAQCTLALCCYNKPNPTTASITPPVCPFCRSNISRLMVITKIETHDETDQDNIDTNSSKTNKLRKLRNLNDGGSSSFKGLSSVSFGKLGVRSSGRVADDSIMVKEGN is encoded by the exons ATGGGTCAAAACCTTAGTTGCAGAGGAACCAACCATGATCATGGTCTCTTCACTGCCGTGCAACAAGGTAATCTTCAAGCTGTAACATCTCTGTTGCAACAAGACCCGTCACTTTTTCATCAAACAACTCTCTATGATCGGTTTTCGCCTCTTCATATTGCTGCTACCAATGGCCAGATCGAG ATTCTGTCGAGGCTTTTACATGGATCTGTTAACCCAGATGTTTTAAATCGGCAAAAACAG ACTCCTCTTATGCTGGCTGCAATGCATGGAAGGATTGCTTGTGTGGAGAAGCTCCTTGAAGCTGGTGCTAAT GTTTTGATGTTTGATACTGTTAATGGAAGAACCTGCTTACACTATGCTGCTTATTATGGCCATTTTTCTTGCCTTCAAGCTATTCTGTCTTCTGCTCAATCAAGTTCTGTGGCTGCTTCTTG GGGTTTTGTTCGGTTTGTGAATGTTAGAGACGGAAAGGGTGCGACGCCGTTGCATTTGGCGGCTCGACAAAGACGGCCTGAATGTGTACATATTCTATTAGACAGTGGAGCTCTTGTTTGTGCTTCAACTGGTAGATATGG CTATCCGGGGAGTACTCCACTTCATCTAGCTGCTAGAGGGGGATCTCTTGACTGCATTCGCGAATTGTTAGCATGGGGCGCGGATCGTCTTCAACGCGATTCATCTGG GCAGATACCATATATGGTTGCTATGAAACACAGACACGGATCATGCGCGTCGTTGCTAAATCCTACGTCTGCGGAGCCTCTTGTTTGGCCATCTCCACTGAAGTTCATCAGTGAACTTAATGCAGACGCCAAAGCCTTGTTAGAACAAGCCTTGATGGACGCGAACAAAGAAAGGGAGAAAAACATATTGAAAGGTGGCGGTTACTCTCTTCCGTCTCCATCACATTCTGCGTGTCTAGATGACAATATATCCGAG GTTAGTGAGTCAGAGTTATGTTGCATATGCTTTGAGCAGGTATGCACAATTGAAGTTCAAAACTGTGGTCACCAAATGTGTGCACAATGCACATTAGCCCTATGTTGCTACAACAAACCAAACCCGACAACCGCGTCCATTACTCCGCCCGTTTGTCCATTTTGTCGTAGCAACATTTCTCGACTCATGGTTATCACCAAAATAGAAACTCACGACGAAACCGACCAAGACAACATTGATACCAATTCTTCAAAGACAAACAAGTTGAGGAAACTCCGAAACTTGAACGACGGCGGTAGTAGCAGCTTCAAAGGACTATCTAGCGTAAGCTTCGGAAAATTAGGCGTCCGGAGCTCGGGAAGGGTGGCAGATGATTCCATTATGGTTAAGGAGGGTAATTAA